The genomic DNA CCAGAAAGCTTTCAACGAGATTCAAAAGGCAGTTACTGAAAAAGCTGGAGCGGAGCACTTCGGTGGAGTAACCGTTCAGCCCATGATTAAGTTTGAAGGGTATGAAATCATCCTTGGGAGCAGTATCGACCCTCAGTTCGGACCTGTATTGTTATTCGGGCTTGGCGGACAATTAGTCGAGGTTTTCAAAGACCGAGCTCTCGCCCTCCCGCCTTTGACCACTACCCTGGCCCGCCGAATGATGGAACGAACCAAAATCTATACTGCACTGAAGGGTGTTCGTGGTCGCAAATCGGTCGACATGGATGAACTCGAACAGATAATGGTGCGCTTCGGCCAACTCGTAACAGAACAACCTTGGGTGAAAGAGATCGATATTAACCCGCTGCTTGCAGGTTCAGAAAAGATCGTCGCCCTCGACGCTCGCATTATCGTTCACGATCTTGATGTAACGGAAGCTGAACTGCCAAAACCGGCAATTCGACCCTATCCGTCCCAATACGCCGGCCCATGGACAATGAAAGATAATTCGGATGTTACTATCCGACCCATTCGTCCAGAAGACGAGCCGGCGCTAGCGCGATTCCATGAGAGCTTATCAGAGCGAACGGTTTACCTACGCTTCGTTCAAATGCTCAAGCTCAGTCAACGTGTTGCCCACGACCGCCTCGTTAGGATCTGCTTTAACGACTACGATCGCGAAATGGCGTTAGTCGGTGATCGCACCGACCCTGAAACCGGCCAGCCTCAGATCATGGGCGTAGTAAGGTTGAAAAGAGCGATTTCAACTAACGAAGCGGAGTTCTCAATCCTTATCGCTGATGCATTTCAGGGTAAGGGATTGGGAACAGAGATGCTGCGCAGACTTCTCGATGTCGCCCGTAAGGAGAAGCTATCAGCAGTTACTGCCGATATCCTTATCGATAACTTCATCATGCGCCACATCTGCGACAAACTTGGCTTCCGTTTCACCCGCCAGCAAGACGACCCCATGGTCAAAGCCCGCATCGACTTTCAGTAATCTTGTGATAAAGCCTCCCTTCGTTTCTTCGAAGGGAGGCTTTTATTTTGTTTTGAAGCTCATTTATTATTCACTCCAATAATCACGCGGGTAAAATGCATTTAAGTGAGCTTTTAATATGTTGCTGGAGAGACGATATGAGTTATGAATTAGGAATGAGAGCGCTTAAGCTTCAGAACCCCGAAAGGCTTGGACATACAGAATACTGTTCCAACCCTGCCCTAGTCAGAGCTGTCACAGGATTAGACCCAAATACCGACAGTTCCGCATGGACTAAGTTCTACGAGGCTTGGCAGATTGACTTCATGTGGAACACCCACGACGGCCCAATTGGCTTCTCAAAAGGACGATGCACTGATATGGGCCATGCCGTATTCCAAGAGGGCGGCACTGACTGGCGTGATACTGTTCACTGCCCCTTTAATTCAGTCGAAGAAGTGCTCGAATTCGACGCAGTGAAAGAATACGGGCTTATGCCTCTAGACGAGCTGACTGAATTTTACGAAAAACTTCTCCAGGGACAAAAAGGCTCTCCTTATATTAATACCGCCGGTTATTACAACACAATCGTTTCAGGCGCAATACAGATTTTCGGATGGGAGATGCTGCTAGCGGCGGCGGCTGACCAAGAACGATTCGAAAAAGTCCTCGACAGCATTTATGAAATCACTCTTCATCATTATAAGGCTTGGGTGAAGACTAGTAAAATCGATGCTTTTATCTGCCATGACGACATGGTTTGGAGCCAAGGTGCCTTCATGCACCCCGATTTCTACAGAAAAGCCATCTTCCCTCGCTATAAGAAACTTTGGAAAGTAATGCATGACGCCAATATCCCTGTTCTCTTCTGCTCAGATGGCGATTTCACTGAATTCATCGATGACATCATAGAAGCGGGCGCTGATGGGCTGATTTTTGAACCTATGACTAGTTTGGATTATGTTGTTGAGAAATACGGAAAGACCAAGGCAATCTTCGGCAGCAAGGTAGATTGCAGAACGCTCACTTTCGGCACAAAAGAACAGATTAAGCATCAAGTCGACGAGACGTTGAAGCTGGCAAAGGGATGCCCTGGCTTCTTTGCCGCTGTCGGTAATCACATCCCAAGCAACGTGCCCGTCGATAATTGCTTATATTATTTCGATTACCTTAGCATGAACTGGTTGAGATAGTTCATCTATTTTGATTTAACTTAGGAGTAAATATATTGGATAGGCAGTATTACATTGATTTAGCAAACCAAGGACTAAAAATGCCAATCGGGGCTGACCTCATACTTCGAGAAAAACCCGATGCTGAAGAAATATTGGTAGATGGCGAGATGCTAGGTAACGTGTTAAAAGAAACAGCGATACGCTTCAATACCCCCATTGCGCTTCCTCACATGGATCTTGAGCTTGAAAAGACATCCATGTTGACGGTTTTAGGTGTTCCATTGAAAGATATCCCAAGATATCATTTTAGTGAAGCTCCGACAAATGAAATGATTACTGAGTTAAAAACTGCCGCTACGAGCAAACAGAATCCTCAAACTAAAGCCAATGTTGAAGCCGTTGCCTATATTGCCAACAAAACTGACCTTCTACCTGTTGGGATGAGCATCGGTCCGTTTTCTTTAATGACAAAACTTTTAAGTGACCCCATCACCCCCATATTCCTCGCAGGCACTGGTGTAACTTTTGAGGAGGATGAGGATGTCAATCGAGTTGAAAGGGTACTGGATTTAGCAATCACTTTTATCCTTCAGTCGATCACCAATCAGATTAAGGCCGGTGCTAAGATCGTTTTTATTGCTGAACCTGCTGCCAACAAAGTGTATTTATCTCCTAAGCAGATTAATCATGGCTCCGACATTTTCGATCGCTACGTCATTAGGTATAACTTAATGATTAAAAAGCTTTTGAACGATAATGGTGTTGACCTGTTCTTCCACTGTTGTGGTGACTTAATCGACGAGATGGTAAGCAAATTCACTCAGCTAGACCCTGCGATTTTGAACTTGGGTAGTTCACGTAAGCTGTGGGAAGATGCCTCTCGCGTACCTAAGACTACCGTTCTGTTTGGCAACCTTCCAACTAAACAGTTTTACTCCGATAACTTGATTACACTTGATGATGTGAAGAAGCTTGCTTGCGAGATTACTAATAACATGAAACAAGCCTGTCACCCATTCATCTTAGGTTCTGAATGTGACGTACTTTGTGTTCCCGGATGTGAAAAGACCATAAAAGACAAAGTATCCGCTTTCATGAACATCTGCGAAAACGGTTGCAGCAATTAGGGAGGGTGTTAGGATTAAGGATTCAGTATCAAGATTGGGTTTATACCCTAATACTTAAATAAAAATCATGAACAAATTAATGGAAAAACTACTAAGTAAAACTCCAATCGTAACCGATGGAGCTTGGGGGACGGAACTTCAGCAAAGAGGCTTATTGGCTGGGGAATGCCCGGATGGGTGGAATTTAACACATCCTGAACTGGTCGAACAGGTGGCCTCCGCATATGTTGAAGCCGGAAGCCGCATCATTCTCACCAACACCTTCGGAGCAAACCGAATAACTCTGGCACGTCACCATCTGGCTGAACGCGCGCAAGAAATCAACCGAATAGGTGCTGAAATATCGCGAAAAGCGGCGGGAAGCCGCGCATTTGTCTTTGCATCAGTCGGCCCTACCGGTAAGTTCCTTCTTATGGGTGATATTGAAGAAGATGAGATGCGCTCTGTCTTCACCGAACAGATTGAAGCCCTCGCTAAAGGGGGAGCGCACGGAGTCGTCGTTGAAACCATGAGCGATCTGGATGAAACAGCGATTGCAGTATCGGTGGCTCATGAATTGGGATTAACGGTTGTTGCTAGCATGGTATTTGATTCCGGCAAAGATAACGACCGAACGATGATGGGAGCAACCCCTGAGCAAGTTTGCGAACGCTTAGCAGAAGCAGGCGCAGATGTGATAGGCGCAAACTGCGGCCAGGGTATCGAAAAGTATGTCCCCATTTGTTCCCGATTGCACCAAGCGACAAATCTCCCCATTTGGATTAAAGCGAACGCAGGATTGCCGCAATTAGTTGACGGAAAAACAGTTTTTCGCTCATCCGTGGATAGCTTCGTATCGTATGTGCCGGAACTTGTTAAGGCAGGCGCTAGCTTTATCGGCGGGTGTTGCGGAACTAGCCCTGAGTTCATAAGCGCTACAGTTAAAGCCTTAGGAGGTTAGTATGACCGGACGAGAGCGCATTCTCGCATTGATCGAAGGCAAGCCGATAGACCACCTGCCCTTCATGCCGATTACGATGACCTTCGCGTCAAAGAGAATTGGCGTAAGGTATCAGGACTATGCAACCAATTATAAGGTGCAAACCGATGGTCAAATATTAGTAGCTGAAGACTTCATAATAGACTACGTGAGTACTATCTCCGATCCTGCTTGCGAAGCTGCTGATACAGGCGCCAAGGTGGTCTTCTTTCCCGATCAACCTCCTGCGATCGAAGAGTCCTCGGCGTTACTTTCCGACATGAGCAAGCTGGACAAGCTAATAATCCCTAATCCCTACGGCGGAGGGAGAATGCACAACCGCCTAAATGCGATTGCGCTCATGAAAAAACAAGTTGGCTATAGCAAACTAATTGAAGGATGGATAGAAGGCCCCTGCGCTGAAGGAGCAGATTTAAGGGGCATCAATACTCTAATGACCGATTTCTACGATGAAGCTGAATTCGTTCACCAATTATTCGAGTTCGTTGTAGAAATGGAGCTAAAGTTTGCCGAAGCGCAACTAGCTATGGGCGCGGATATAATCGGCATCGGTGACGCCGCCGCTTCATTAGTGGGGCCGAAGATTTATAACGATTTTGTCTGGCAATACGAAAAGAAGCTAGTTGATGGCATTCATGCGCTTGGCGGATTGGTTCGGTTGCATATCTGCGGCGATACTCGTCCTCTTCTTGAAGGCATGGGAGGATTAGGCTGCGAGATTGTGGATTTAGATTATATTACCCCCGTCTCTGAAGGCAGAGATAAAATGGGACCAAGCCAAGTCATCAGTGGCAACATCGATCCCGTTCGAACGCTCAAAGACGGAACACCCGAAAGCGTCTACGAAGCAGTTGCCGAATGCCACAAGCAAGCAGGAAACCGATTTATTGTAGCCGCAGGTTGTGAAGTACCAAGAGATACCCCACCAGAGAACCTTCATGCCATGCTGGATTATGCCAAAGAGCACACACCATAAGTTGCCTTATTCTTATTTATCAGCTGTCAGGAGATTTAATTGCACAGACCGACCGATCACCGAAATGTTGACCTTTGGCAGCTAAACTTAGACATTGCTTGCAAGAGAGCAGGCAAAAAGGTCATTTGGCAGCCTCGTATCCTTTGTTATTTCGCAGATCGTAGTTTTAGGGGGGAACCGCTTCCTGAACCCTATGAAGGCATGACGACACCTGAGATTTACCGTTCGCTTGGATGTTCCAATCGTATTTATGATTTTAACGCCTGCTTTCGTTCAACTGAGGCTAACGTTACCTTCAAAAGTGAACCCTTAGGCTCAAATAAAGAAGTTTATCTTATCGAAACTCCCGTTGGCACAATGTCATCGATTAGCCGCAGCACCCCCAATAGTTTTGCCCGGATACAAGAAAAGCGGTTGATTGAGAGACCTGAGGATATGAAAGTCGCCACTTGGCTAGCCGACCATACCGAATGGGAATGGAACCAAAACAAGTACGAGGAAATATGCAACGAATGGGGACGCCTCGGAGCGCCAAACATATATATGCCACGTGTCAACGTTCAAGACCTCTATATCAACACCATGGGGGTCGAACGTGGCGTCTATGCGCTCATGGAATGGGGCACAACGGTCGATGATTACTTCCGCGCCCTGCATGAAAGTCATCTGCGCCTCATCGAGGTAATTAACAAGTCTCCAATCGAACTTATTAACTTCGGAGATAATATTCATTGCGCAACGCTTTCCCCTGCCCTTTACGAGAAATATGTGCTGCCTGCTTATATTGAGCGCTGCGAAAAGCTTCATCAATGCGGCAAATTCGTAAACTCGCACTGGGACGGTGATACGAAAGCAATCCTCAAATACGCCAAGATATCCGGTCTCGATGGGATAGAAGCAATCACCCCTCTCCCACAAGGTGATGTCACTCTAGAAGAGATAAAAGAAGCGCTTGGGGATGAGATTGTTTATATGGACGGCATCCCTGCGGTTTTATTTGATACGACCTACTCAGAAGAAGAACTCGCTGAATTCACCGAGAAGCTCATAAAGCTCTTTGCTGGTCAGCTTATCCTTGGGATTTCTGACGAGATGTCCTCCCAGGGTGATATCGAGCGCATTCGTTTGGTGGGTAAGATTGTGGATGATCATAATGCAGGAGTGGCAGCCAATTGAGCGCAACATCGAGAGAATTAATGTACCAAGCCTTGAACTTCGAGAACCCCTACCGTGCGCCACGCGACCACTGGACTTTGCCGATTGCAGCAAATACTTATCCTAATGAGCTTAAAGAGATTTCTGAAGCCTTTCCAGGAGACATTCAGGGAATTAGCGGGCACCTGTCGCAACAATCTCCGATCACCAGTGGACACCCTTACCTCAAAGGTGAGTATGTAGATGATTGGGGCGCAAAGTTTATCACAATCCAAGACGGTATCCACGGTGAGGTCAAAAAACCGCTTATCAAAGAGTGGTCATCCGATGTGCCTAAAGTCCATATCCCGCGAGAGTGGCAGACTATCAATATGGAAGCTGTAAACCGAGATTGTGCAACGACGAATAAGTTCACGATGGCAGGAGTATGCCCGCGTCCCTTCGAACAGCTTCAATTTCTTCGCGGGTCGGCTGACCTAATGGCTGATTTAATGGACCCGGAACCTGAGATGCTAGCATTCATACAGGATATGCATAACTTTTATTGCGAAACGCTTACGCTATGGGCAAAGACGGATATTGACAGTCTGCAGTTTATGGACGACTGGGGAGCACAAAGCGCCCTTCTTGTCTCCCCTGCCCTCTGGCGGCATTATTTTAAACCTATGTACCGTGACTTTGCTCAGATCGTCCATTCAGCAGGCAAAAAGATATTCATGCACTCTGACGGTCATATTTTAAGCATTTATCCCGACCTGATCGAGATTGGAATTGATGCCCTTAACAGCCAACTCTTCTGCATGGGCATCGAAAATCTAAAGCCCTTTGCGGGCAAGATTACTTTTTGGGGTGAAATCGATCGGCAACACCTGCTGCCTAACGGAACCGTAAACGACATTGACCAAGCCGTAACCAAGGTGTACGAGAATCTGTGGCACAACGGTGGTTGCATCGCCCAATGTGAATTCGGGCCTGGGGGAAAGCCAGAGAATGTGCTCCAGGTCTACGAAAGTTGGGACAGATTGACGATAGGAGACAAGAAATGACGCCAAAAGAACGATTTATCGCCGCTTTGAACAGGCAGCCCATAACAGGACGCGTACCCCACTGGGAACTGGTCTTCTATCT from bacterium includes the following:
- a CDS encoding GNAT family N-acetyltransferase, whose product is QKAFNEIQKAVTEKAGAEHFGGVTVQPMIKFEGYEIILGSSIDPQFGPVLLFGLGGQLVEVFKDRALALPPLTTTLARRMMERTKIYTALKGVRGRKSVDMDELEQIMVRFGQLVTEQPWVKEIDINPLLAGSEKIVALDARIIVHDLDVTEAELPKPAIRPYPSQYAGPWTMKDNSDVTIRPIRPEDEPALARFHESLSERTVYLRFVQMLKLSQRVAHDRLVRICFNDYDREMALVGDRTDPETGQPQIMGVVRLKRAISTNEAEFSILIADAFQGKGLGTEMLRRLLDVARKEKLSAVTADILIDNFIMRHICDKLGFRFTRQQDDPMVKARIDFQ
- a CDS encoding uroporphyrinogen decarboxylase family protein, with amino-acid sequence MSYELGMRALKLQNPERLGHTEYCSNPALVRAVTGLDPNTDSSAWTKFYEAWQIDFMWNTHDGPIGFSKGRCTDMGHAVFQEGGTDWRDTVHCPFNSVEEVLEFDAVKEYGLMPLDELTEFYEKLLQGQKGSPYINTAGYYNTIVSGAIQIFGWEMLLAAAADQERFEKVLDSIYEITLHHYKAWVKTSKIDAFICHDDMVWSQGAFMHPDFYRKAIFPRYKKLWKVMHDANIPVLFCSDGDFTEFIDDIIEAGADGLIFEPMTSLDYVVEKYGKTKAIFGSKVDCRTLTFGTKEQIKHQVDETLKLAKGCPGFFAAVGNHIPSNVPVDNCLYYFDYLSMNWLR
- a CDS encoding uroporphyrinogen decarboxylase family protein, with protein sequence MDRQYYIDLANQGLKMPIGADLILREKPDAEEILVDGEMLGNVLKETAIRFNTPIALPHMDLELEKTSMLTVLGVPLKDIPRYHFSEAPTNEMITELKTAATSKQNPQTKANVEAVAYIANKTDLLPVGMSIGPFSLMTKLLSDPITPIFLAGTGVTFEEDEDVNRVERVLDLAITFILQSITNQIKAGAKIVFIAEPAANKVYLSPKQINHGSDIFDRYVIRYNLMIKKLLNDNGVDLFFHCCGDLIDEMVSKFTQLDPAILNLGSSRKLWEDASRVPKTTVLFGNLPTKQFYSDNLITLDDVKKLACEITNNMKQACHPFILGSECDVLCVPGCEKTIKDKVSAFMNICENGCSN
- a CDS encoding homocysteine S-methyltransferase family protein codes for the protein MEKLLSKTPIVTDGAWGTELQQRGLLAGECPDGWNLTHPELVEQVASAYVEAGSRIILTNTFGANRITLARHHLAERAQEINRIGAEISRKAAGSRAFVFASVGPTGKFLLMGDIEEDEMRSVFTEQIEALAKGGAHGVVVETMSDLDETAIAVSVAHELGLTVVASMVFDSGKDNDRTMMGATPEQVCERLAEAGADVIGANCGQGIEKYVPICSRLHQATNLPIWIKANAGLPQLVDGKTVFRSSVDSFVSYVPELVKAGASFIGGCCGTSPEFISATVKALGG
- a CDS encoding uroporphyrinogen decarboxylase family protein; translated protein: MTGRERILALIEGKPIDHLPFMPITMTFASKRIGVRYQDYATNYKVQTDGQILVAEDFIIDYVSTISDPACEAADTGAKVVFFPDQPPAIEESSALLSDMSKLDKLIIPNPYGGGRMHNRLNAIALMKKQVGYSKLIEGWIEGPCAEGADLRGINTLMTDFYDEAEFVHQLFEFVVEMELKFAEAQLAMGADIIGIGDAAASLVGPKIYNDFVWQYEKKLVDGIHALGGLVRLHICGDTRPLLEGMGGLGCEIVDLDYITPVSEGRDKMGPSQVISGNIDPVRTLKDGTPESVYEAVAECHKQAGNRFIVAAGCEVPRDTPPENLHAMLDYAKEHTP
- a CDS encoding uroporphyrinogen decarboxylase family protein; translation: MSATSRELMYQALNFENPYRAPRDHWTLPIAANTYPNELKEISEAFPGDIQGISGHLSQQSPITSGHPYLKGEYVDDWGAKFITIQDGIHGEVKKPLIKEWSSDVPKVHIPREWQTINMEAVNRDCATTNKFTMAGVCPRPFEQLQFLRGSADLMADLMDPEPEMLAFIQDMHNFYCETLTLWAKTDIDSLQFMDDWGAQSALLVSPALWRHYFKPMYRDFAQIVHSAGKKIFMHSDGHILSIYPDLIEIGIDALNSQLFCMGIENLKPFAGKITFWGEIDRQHLLPNGTVNDIDQAVTKVYENLWHNGGCIAQCEFGPGGKPENVLQVYESWDRLTIGDKK